Proteins found in one Candidatus Nitrosopelagicus brevis genomic segment:
- the argH gene encoding argininosuccinate lyase, which produces MYRSRLGKDLDDITLSYVSSIKDDSDIAFYDIIGSEAHVIMLYENKLLSKIETKKILTALEELKGGNISQPDFEPEDIHELIESLVIKKTGIENGGKMHTARSRNDQVALDIRLKIRDDINILLQCLIETISTLLKTAQENTKTIMPLYTHLQQAQVGVFSHYLLSYADSLLRDLDRFMSLYGRVNQSPLGAGPVGGTSLPIDRDSTAKLLGFASLVENSIDATSTRDFVAEYVANSAIMMTNLSRLSEDFIIWSSAEFSFIELSDDFTSPSSVMPQKKNPDILELTRGKTSQVIGYLTSILTTTKGLPSGYGRDLQQIKSSIWSTSKTSITALIIIKSMLSDLTVNQERMQKATEEGFLVALDLAENLVLEKIPFRAAHNIVGNLVQLAHNSKKLLSELELSEIESLRIKDIKSTKLFELIQKTTVSSSLKQRKSKGSAGTSEQTRMIGQRTRKLVTLKKSVKTQNDNVKKSLTFLEKRVKTLTK; this is translated from the coding sequence ATGTATCGTTCCCGATTAGGAAAAGATCTTGATGATATCACGTTAAGCTATGTTTCATCCATAAAAGATGATTCTGACATTGCATTTTATGATATCATAGGCAGTGAAGCACATGTAATCATGTTATATGAAAATAAACTCTTGTCAAAAATTGAAACAAAAAAGATCTTGACCGCGTTAGAAGAATTAAAGGGAGGAAACATCTCTCAGCCTGATTTTGAACCTGAAGATATACACGAATTGATAGAATCTCTTGTAATCAAAAAAACCGGAATTGAAAATGGCGGAAAAATGCATACTGCTCGTTCACGAAATGATCAAGTAGCACTTGATATTAGACTAAAAATTCGCGATGACATTAACATACTTTTACAATGTCTAATCGAAACAATTTCTACTCTTCTCAAGACTGCACAAGAAAACACTAAAACAATAATGCCACTTTACACTCATCTTCAACAAGCTCAAGTTGGAGTATTTTCACACTATTTGCTTTCATATGCAGATTCGTTGTTACGTGATCTAGATAGATTCATGTCATTGTATGGACGAGTAAATCAAAGTCCATTAGGAGCAGGTCCTGTAGGTGGTACGAGCCTTCCTATTGATAGAGATAGTACTGCAAAATTACTTGGATTTGCATCTCTTGTAGAAAATTCTATTGATGCAACAAGTACGCGTGATTTTGTTGCAGAATATGTTGCCAATTCTGCAATTATGATGACAAATCTAAGTCGTTTGTCTGAAGATTTTATTATTTGGTCTTCAGCTGAATTTTCATTCATAGAACTTTCTGATGATTTCACATCTCCATCAAGTGTAATGCCACAAAAGAAAAATCCAGATATCTTAGAACTTACACGAGGAAAAACATCTCAAGTTATTGGTTATCTAACATCCATCTTAACTACCACTAAGGGACTTCCATCTGGATATGGAAGGGATTTGCAACAAATAAAATCTTCAATCTGGTCAACATCAAAAACATCAATCACTGCATTAATTATAATAAAATCAATGTTATCTGATCTTACAGTAAACCAAGAAAGAATGCAAAAAGCAACAGAAGAAGGATTTCTTGTTGCATTAGATCTTGCTGAAAATCTAGTTCTTGAAAAAATACCATTTCGTGCAGCACATAACATTGTTGGAAATCTTGTTCAATTGGCACATAATTCAAAAAAATTACTTTCTGAACTTGAATTAAGTGAGATTGAATCTCTTAGAATTAAAGACATTAAATCCACTAAACTTTTTGAATTAATTCAAAAAACAACAGTCTCTTCATCTCTAAAACAAAGAAAGTCAAAAGGATCTGCTGGAACCTCTGAACAGACAAGAATGATTGGGCAGAGAACCAGAAAACTTGTCACTCTTAAAAAATCTGTAAAGACTCAAAATGATAATGTGAAAAAATCACTGACCTTTTTAGAAAAACGTGTTAAAACACTTACAAAATAG
- a CDS encoding AAA family ATPase, which yields MWSEKYRPQNIFDMVGNEDVRKQFVEWFGKWKKGTKPLLLVGPPGIGKTTLCFLAGKQFGYDMISLNASDVRNKKNIQEILTPVLGNQTVLGEPMIFIDEVDGIHGRSDYGGVEALINILKEPTVPIVLAGNYDSTDKMKKIKKVVKTLQLSPLSPRFLKLYLNMILEKENAKINPGRLIKLITDSKGDIRSMINSAQALVTGFEPNTEKSFESLNIEDGLNAFFKSQSLEEARIVLFSLRIDPREKINAFYSSIITSNLSSEKMSKALEIISEADMLYGKIMKTQNWRLLRYLDSILLSLYEKDSSARYTQYNLSWPLLNRLRWDGAKIKAIATTLSKKLHISNSTFATFFFPVILTLKENNSIELEFEDTYEELLEKEIELLK from the coding sequence ATGTGGTCAGAAAAATATCGACCTCAAAATATTTTTGATATGGTTGGAAATGAGGATGTCAGAAAACAATTTGTTGAATGGTTTGGAAAATGGAAAAAGGGTACTAAACCATTATTGTTAGTTGGCCCTCCTGGAATTGGAAAAACAACATTATGTTTTCTTGCAGGAAAACAGTTTGGTTATGATATGATTAGTCTTAATGCCAGTGATGTTAGAAATAAAAAAAATATTCAAGAAATACTAACTCCAGTTCTTGGAAACCAAACTGTACTTGGTGAACCAATGATATTCATTGATGAAGTAGATGGAATTCATGGTCGTTCTGATTATGGTGGCGTTGAAGCATTAATCAACATCTTAAAAGAACCAACTGTCCCAATTGTACTTGCAGGAAATTATGATTCAACTGATAAAATGAAAAAGATCAAAAAAGTTGTTAAAACTTTGCAGCTTAGTCCTCTTTCACCTCGATTTCTAAAATTGTATCTTAATATGATCTTAGAAAAAGAAAATGCAAAGATCAATCCTGGTAGATTGATAAAATTAATCACCGATTCAAAAGGTGATATTCGTTCAATGATAAATTCTGCACAAGCACTAGTTACTGGATTTGAACCTAACACTGAAAAATCATTTGAATCTCTAAACATAGAAGATGGATTAAATGCATTTTTCAAATCTCAATCACTTGAAGAAGCAAGAATAGTTTTATTTTCTTTACGAATTGATCCTAGAGAAAAAATTAATGCATTTTACTCAAGTATTATTACAAGTAATTTATCATCAGAAAAAATGTCTAAAGCATTAGAAATAATTTCTGAAGCAGATATGCTTTATGGAAAGATAATGAAAACACAAAACTGGAGATTACTTAGATATCTTGATTCCATCTTACTTTCTCTTTATGAAAAAGATTCTTCAGCTAGATACACTCAATACAATTTATCCTGGCCATTATTGAATCGATTACGATGGGATGGTGCAAAGATTAAAGCAATTGCAACTACTCTTTCTAAAAAACTTCACATATCAAACAGTACATTTGCTACATTCTTTTTCCCAGTCATTTTAACATTAAAAGAAAATAATTCCATCGAATTAGAATTTGAAGATACGTATGAGGAATTACTTGAAAAGGAGATTGAATTGTTAAAATGA
- a CDS encoding acyl-CoA carboxylase subunit beta, which yields MHSDKINEYLNNKKTSVQGGGQDRIKAQHDKGKLTARERIDLLCDDGSFVEIDAMVTHHYHEYDMQKKKFFTDGVVGGYGNVNGRQVYVFAYDFTVLGGTLSQMGAKKITKLMDHAVRNGCPIIGIADSGGARIQEGILSLDGFADIFYHNELASGVVPQITASIGPSAGGAVYSPAMTDFVIMVEKAGTMYVTGPEVVKTVLGEEISFEDLGGAMTHGTKSGVAHFVAQNEYQCMDYIKSLLSYIPQNNSEAPPSIKTSDDPNRLDNNLINIVPEDSLKPYDMKEIIYSILDDNKFFEIHELFAQNVVVGFGRMNGKTVGIVANQPMFLAGALDIDSSNKAARFIRFCDCYGIPIITLVDTPGYMPGSNQEHNGIIRHGSKLLYAYCEATVPKITIVIGKAYGGAYIAMGSKNLRTDVNYAWPTAQIAVLGSEGAVKIMNRKDLANADNPEELLKKLKDEFTEKFANPYVAASNGTVDTVIDPAETRPMLIKALEMLSNKRDKQLPRKHGNINL from the coding sequence ATGCATTCTGATAAAATTAATGAATATCTGAATAACAAAAAAACTTCTGTTCAAGGAGGTGGCCAAGATAGAATCAAGGCTCAGCACGACAAAGGCAAATTAACTGCTAGAGAGAGAATTGATCTACTTTGTGATGATGGATCTTTTGTTGAAATTGACGCTATGGTTACTCATCATTATCACGAATATGACATGCAAAAAAAGAAATTTTTCACTGATGGTGTTGTAGGTGGTTATGGAAACGTTAATGGAAGACAGGTCTATGTATTTGCTTACGACTTTACAGTTCTTGGCGGCACATTAAGCCAGATGGGAGCTAAAAAAATTACCAAACTTATGGATCATGCAGTAAGAAATGGATGTCCAATCATTGGAATTGCAGATTCTGGTGGTGCAAGAATTCAAGAAGGAATTCTAAGTTTAGATGGTTTTGCTGATATCTTTTATCATAACGAACTCGCATCTGGTGTAGTTCCACAAATTACTGCAAGTATTGGACCTTCTGCAGGTGGCGCTGTTTACTCTCCAGCAATGACTGATTTTGTTATCATGGTAGAAAAAGCAGGAACAATGTATGTTACTGGACCTGAAGTTGTAAAAACTGTTCTCGGTGAAGAAATTTCATTTGAAGATTTAGGCGGAGCAATGACGCATGGAACAAAAAGTGGAGTAGCACATTTTGTTGCACAAAATGAATACCAATGCATGGATTACATCAAATCTCTTCTATCTTATATCCCACAAAATAATTCTGAAGCACCTCCTTCAATAAAAACATCTGATGATCCAAATCGATTAGATAATAATTTGATAAACATTGTTCCAGAAGATTCACTAAAACCTTATGACATGAAAGAAATTATTTATTCAATTTTAGATGACAACAAATTTTTTGAAATTCATGAACTGTTTGCACAAAACGTAGTAGTTGGATTTGGAAGAATGAATGGAAAAACAGTAGGCATTGTTGCTAATCAACCAATGTTTTTGGCAGGCGCATTAGATATTGATTCATCAAACAAAGCAGCAAGATTCATTCGCTTCTGTGATTGTTATGGAATTCCAATTATTACTCTTGTTGACACTCCTGGTTACATGCCGGGTTCAAACCAAGAACATAATGGAATAATTAGACATGGAAGTAAACTACTATACGCATATTGTGAAGCAACCGTTCCAAAAATTACTATTGTAATTGGTAAAGCATATGGTGGTGCATACATTGCAATGGGAAGTAAAAATCTAAGAACTGATGTTAACTATGCATGGCCAACTGCACAAATTGCTGTACTTGGTTCAGAAGGTGCTGTCAAAATCATGAATAGAAAAGACTTGGCCAATGCTGATAATCCTGAAGAATTACTAAAGAAACTAAAAGATGAATTTACTGAAAAATTTGCAAATCCTTACGTTGCTGCATCAAATGGTACAGTTGATACCGTTATTGATCCAGCAGAGACACGTCCAATGCTGATTAAGGCTCTTGAGATGTTGAGTAACAAACGTGATAAACAACTTCCTAGAAAACATGGAAATATCAACCTGTGA
- a CDS encoding glutamyl-tRNA reductase, with amino-acid sequence MSDVKFDVLNARVTFKNVPLHSLARFAFKDVAAATDAFKKIPGVEECIIIQTSSRVEIFTVSNLETDDSTDARRPEGKGLIINQMKETWQENSNIEQIDIDHFDQTLEVFKDDDVYLHLLRLACGLDSIVVGKEEVFDEIKKSIENAKKSGASGKILNKLFDSIIRLANSIRGSTEISKEVLSLGDVALNLIEEKVGLDAKKKVLLIGTGESAAMVAKTLGQKEISFSVTSKDMERAANFSQLLCGTPLEFADVLTGFDKFDIIIVATTADYFLIDLETIKLVMKEKKKGTLILDISEPRAVEETIMELPRIKLLFRDQVAEIYEENARLRAGIVPAVEKIIDKELPVLSASMKRA; translated from the coding sequence ATGAGTGATGTAAAATTTGATGTCTTAAACGCAAGAGTCACATTCAAAAACGTTCCTTTACATTCTCTCGCACGGTTTGCATTCAAAGATGTAGCTGCTGCAACAGATGCTTTTAAAAAAATACCTGGTGTTGAAGAATGTATTATCATACAAACATCAAGTAGAGTTGAAATTTTCACCGTTAGTAATCTTGAAACAGATGATTCAACAGATGCTCGAAGACCTGAAGGAAAAGGTTTGATAATTAATCAGATGAAAGAAACATGGCAAGAAAATTCTAACATTGAACAAATTGATATTGATCATTTTGATCAAACTCTTGAAGTTTTTAAAGACGATGATGTCTATCTCCATCTTTTAAGATTAGCTTGTGGATTAGATTCTATAGTTGTTGGAAAAGAAGAAGTTTTTGACGAAATTAAAAAATCAATAGAAAATGCTAAAAAATCTGGCGCATCTGGTAAAATTCTTAATAAATTATTTGACAGTATAATTCGACTTGCTAATTCTATTAGAGGTTCAACTGAAATAAGTAAAGAAGTTCTATCATTAGGTGATGTTGCATTAAACTTGATAGAAGAAAAAGTTGGCTTGGATGCAAAAAAGAAGGTTTTACTCATTGGAACCGGCGAATCTGCCGCTATGGTTGCAAAAACATTGGGGCAAAAAGAAATCTCATTTTCAGTTACTAGTAAAGACATGGAACGTGCTGCCAATTTCTCACAACTATTGTGTGGCACTCCACTAGAATTTGCTGATGTACTTACCGGATTTGATAAATTTGATATCATTATAGTTGCAACTACTGCTGATTACTTCTTGATTGATCTTGAAACAATCAAACTTGTTATGAAAGAAAAGAAAAAAGGAACTTTAATTTTAGATATCTCTGAGCCAAGAGCTGTAGAAGAAACAATTATGGAATTGCCTCGAATAAAATTACTATTCAGAGATCAAGTTGCAGAAATTTATGAAGAAAATGCAAGATTAAGAGCAGGAATTGTACCCGCTGTTGAGAAAATCATTGACAAAGAATTACCTGTTTTATCTGCTTCAATGAAAAGAGCATAA
- a CDS encoding redoxin domain-containing protein, whose product MAVNVGDQAPKFELVDGDLKFRSLDEFKGKKVVLSFFVAASSPVCEVELCKFRDSLNDISELGAQVIAISNDGPFANKAFAEKNNYNFPVLGDYTSQTIKDYDILLKDLLHVKDYNAAKRSVFILDEEHKVIWKWVSEDPLKEPDYNEIMNVLK is encoded by the coding sequence ATGGCAGTTAATGTTGGAGATCAAGCACCAAAATTTGAACTTGTGGATGGAGATCTAAAATTTAGATCCTTAGATGAGTTTAAAGGCAAAAAAGTAGTCTTATCATTTTTTGTTGCAGCAAGTTCCCCTGTTTGTGAAGTTGAACTTTGTAAATTCAGAGATTCACTGAATGACATATCAGAGTTAGGAGCACAAGTAATTGCAATTAGTAATGATGGACCATTTGCAAACAAGGCATTTGCAGAGAAAAATAATTACAATTTCCCAGTATTAGGGGACTATACAAGCCAAACAATCAAGGATTATGATATTTTATTGAAAGATTTGTTGCACGTAAAAGATTACAATGCAGCAAAACGTTCTGTCTTCATCTTAGATGAAGAACACAAAGTAATTTGGAAATGGGTTTCTGAGGATCCATTAAAAGAACCAGACTACAATGAAATTATGAATGTGTTAAAGTAA
- a CDS encoding acetyl-CoA carboxylase biotin carboxylase subunit: protein MIEKVLIANRGEIALRVMKTCKTLGIKTVAVYSDEDVNSLHVKTADESYYIGEAAPAKSYLNQEKILEVMLSSGTDAIHPGYGFLSENDDFARLCEKNNINFIGPSADSMNLCGDKMRCKAAMLKADVPTVPGSPGIVDDAQQAEKIANEIGYPVLLKSVYGGGGRGIRLVTNDKELQDGFDTVTSESIAAVGKSAIIVEKFLEKTRHIEYQMCRDKHGNAVHLFERECSIQRRNQKLIEQTPSPIVDQAKREEIGELVVKAAEAVDYTNLGTAEFLRADNGEFYFIEINARLQVEHPISEMVSGLDFVKLQLDIANGETLPFKQSDLKMNGYAIECRINAEDTFLDFAPSTGPVPYVTIPSGPNVRCDTYLYPGCTVSPFYDSLMAKLCTWGPTFDESRVKMLNALNDFDIQGVETSIPLYKTILNSEEYKNGQLSTDFLKRYDMIEKLEKDLIQDRKEKQIPAIASAIMHSEFYKSKVKSQNSGDTDGISTWVERGIM from the coding sequence ATGATTGAGAAAGTACTAATTGCAAACAGAGGAGAAATTGCCCTTCGTGTAATGAAAACATGTAAGACTTTGGGAATTAAGACTGTAGCAGTATATTCAGATGAGGATGTAAACTCCCTTCATGTAAAAACTGCTGACGAGTCATATTACATAGGTGAGGCTGCACCTGCAAAGAGCTATCTTAATCAAGAAAAAATTCTCGAAGTAATGTTATCTTCTGGTACAGATGCCATACATCCTGGTTATGGATTCCTTTCAGAAAATGATGACTTTGCACGATTATGTGAAAAGAACAACATCAACTTTATTGGACCTTCTGCAGATTCAATGAATCTTTGTGGAGATAAAATGCGTTGTAAAGCAGCAATGCTAAAAGCTGACGTCCCAACTGTACCTGGAAGCCCGGGAATAGTAGATGATGCACAACAAGCAGAAAAAATTGCAAATGAAATTGGTTATCCTGTACTTTTGAAATCCGTTTATGGTGGAGGAGGTCGTGGAATTAGATTAGTTACTAATGATAAAGAATTACAAGATGGCTTTGATACAGTTACCTCTGAATCTATAGCTGCCGTTGGAAAATCTGCAATAATTGTTGAAAAGTTCTTAGAAAAAACAAGACACATTGAATATCAGATGTGTAGAGATAAGCATGGTAATGCAGTACATCTCTTTGAAAGAGAATGTTCTATTCAACGAAGAAACCAAAAACTAATTGAACAAACTCCTTCTCCTATAGTTGATCAAGCAAAAAGAGAGGAAATTGGCGAATTAGTTGTAAAAGCCGCAGAAGCAGTTGATTATACTAATTTGGGTACAGCAGAATTTTTGAGAGCAGATAATGGAGAATTTTATTTTATAGAAATTAATGCAAGATTACAGGTAGAACATCCAATTTCTGAAATGGTATCTGGATTAGACTTTGTAAAACTTCAACTAGATATTGCAAATGGAGAAACATTACCATTCAAACAAAGTGATCTAAAGATGAATGGATATGCTATTGAATGTAGAATTAACGCAGAAGATACTTTCTTAGACTTTGCACCATCAACTGGTCCCGTTCCATATGTTACAATACCTTCAGGACCAAATGTTAGATGTGACACATACTTGTATCCTGGTTGTACTGTATCTCCATTTTATGATTCTTTGATGGCAAAACTCTGTACTTGGGGACCAACATTTGATGAATCAAGAGTAAAAATGCTAAATGCTCTAAATGACTTTGACATTCAAGGTGTAGAAACTTCAATTCCATTATACAAAACTATTCTAAACTCTGAAGAATACAAGAACGGTCAACTATCAACTGATTTCTTAAAGAGATATGATATGATTGAAAAATTAGAAAAAGACCTAATTCAAGATAGAAAAGAAAAACAAATTCCTGCTATTGCATCGGCAATCATGCACTCTGAATTCTATAAAAGTAAAGTAAAATCTCAGAACTCTGGTGACACAGATGGAATCTCTACATGGGTAGAGAGAGGTATAATGTAA
- a CDS encoding inositol monophosphatase family protein, with product METNEILKEASRRIFEAVKDMAGTEKAAGDFGRGAGGDISRNIDITAENTVLDYLKEINFECVVLGEECGRVELSDNPKGFIIMDAIDGSANAVRGVPFFCSSLAFATENRLSSITDGVITNLSTGQMYHSTKGNGAFLDDKQISVHKDVPLYKIVGVNTSGASQEIMKKLQPVFEHHSHTRHFGANALEMAMFAQGLMDVFIDLRDKIRIQDIAAGYIIVKEAGGLLLDSKFNSLDADLSYDTRVSFIAAANQEILDEILPRKE from the coding sequence ATGGAAACAAACGAGATTCTCAAAGAAGCATCAAGAAGAATTTTTGAGGCTGTAAAAGATATGGCAGGTACAGAAAAGGCTGCAGGGGATTTCGGAAGAGGTGCAGGAGGGGATATTTCTAGAAATATCGACATTACTGCAGAAAACACGGTTTTAGATTATCTAAAAGAGATTAATTTTGAATGTGTAGTACTAGGAGAAGAGTGCGGTCGCGTAGAACTGTCAGATAATCCAAAAGGATTCATAATCATGGATGCAATTGACGGCTCTGCAAATGCGGTCAGAGGCGTACCATTTTTTTGTTCATCATTAGCATTTGCAACAGAAAATAGACTCAGTTCCATAACAGATGGGGTGATTACAAATCTTTCAACAGGCCAGATGTATCATTCTACAAAGGGAAATGGTGCATTTCTTGATGATAAGCAAATTTCAGTTCACAAAGATGTACCATTATACAAAATTGTGGGAGTAAATACTTCAGGAGCATCACAAGAAATAATGAAAAAGTTGCAACCTGTTTTTGAGCATCACAGTCATACTAGACATTTTGGAGCAAATGCTTTGGAAATGGCAATGTTTGCACAAGGTTTGATGGATGTTTTTATTGATTTAAGAGATAAGATTAGAATTCAAGATATTGCAGCAGGTTACATCATTGTCAAAGAAGCAGGAGGTTTACTTCTTGATTCAAAATTTAATTCTCTTGATGCAGATTTGAGTTATGATACAAGAGTATCTTTTATCGCAGCTGCTAATCAAGAAATTTTAGATGAGATACTTCCAAGAAAAGAATAA
- a CDS encoding NADH-quinone oxidoreductase subunit A, with protein sequence MFGFACAAMAPALLVSRMLSPENKKQPNPVKTLPMECGQVPSGAGRTHFMMQYYAYVLMFVIFDVMAIFLYAWGSSLLDLPRTATLPIIAFLGIMFAAMAFALYQSKRKDIW encoded by the coding sequence ATGTTTGGTTTTGCCTGTGCCGCAATGGCACCTGCTCTATTGGTATCAAGGATGCTTTCACCTGAAAACAAAAAACAACCAAATCCCGTCAAAACGCTTCCTATGGAATGTGGCCAAGTCCCATCCGGCGCTGGTCGTACTCATTTCATGATGCAGTATTATGCATATGTTCTAATGTTTGTCATTTTTGATGTTATGGCAATTTTCTTGTATGCTTGGGGTAGCTCTCTATTAGACCTTCCACGAACTGCGACTTTACCAATTATTGCCTTCTTAGGAATTATGTTTGCTGCAATGGCATTCGCATTATATCAATCAAAGAGGAAAGACATATGGTAA
- a CDS encoding acetyl-CoA carboxylase biotin carboxyl carrier protein subunit, translating to MKYKVQDSDEVVDGEILEKLSKDEYKIKIKDNEYVVKILHTDSNVMEFVLNNEFHSVRYVDSQTSEMNFIVDGSSMSVNMNSHLDDIVFKNSGGSDSSAGQSTLRSQIPGKVVSIDVEDGAEVKKGDTVCTLESMKMQVAVKAQKDGIVKGIKIKEGNSVNKNDVIADIE from the coding sequence ATGAAGTACAAAGTTCAAGATAGTGATGAAGTTGTAGATGGTGAAATCTTAGAGAAATTATCCAAAGATGAATACAAAATTAAGATTAAAGATAATGAATATGTAGTAAAAATTCTTCACACAGATTCAAATGTTATGGAATTTGTTTTAAACAATGAATTTCATTCAGTGAGATATGTTGATAGTCAAACTTCTGAGATGAATTTCATTGTAGATGGTTCATCGATGTCTGTAAACATGAACTCACATCTTGATGATATTGTTTTCAAAAACTCTGGTGGCAGTGATTCTAGTGCTGGTCAATCTACTCTACGTAGTCAAATTCCAGGAAAAGTTGTATCAATTGATGTTGAAGATGGTGCTGAAGTAAAGAAAGGTGATACAGTTTGTACCTTAGAATCAATGAAGATGCAAGTTGCTGTTAAAGCACAAAAAGATGGTATAGTCAAAGGTATCAAAATCAAAGAAGGTAACTCTGTTAACAAAAATGATGTAATTGCAGATATAGAATAA
- a CDS encoding FAD-binding oxidoreductase — protein sequence MADTKAKIIYTELLKEDLVVIRLVPENGMPKYKTGQFLTIGLPVRAENKIVKRAYSIASHAENRDYFEFVIRWVRKPLPGRVTTELFYLSVGDEVLLGDPTGDDLIIEDKYRNGEPDNRRVVCVGGGTGLAPFIAFAHHFRDTNDKRQLVVLHGASYVDELSYKRLLTDFENESKERGVDKWNFLYRAAISRPKEQYNRSWNGQVGRVESFFKENAQGVSPLDELVGEKVTPENTRIYICGYQGTIDGVMEYVADRGFVNRDNPHEDGTFEVKYESYG from the coding sequence ATGGCTGATACAAAAGCAAAGATCATCTATACTGAATTATTAAAAGAAGATCTAGTTGTTATTCGTCTAGTACCGGAAAACGGTATGCCAAAATACAAAACTGGACAATTTCTAACTATTGGATTGCCAGTACGTGCAGAAAATAAAATTGTGAAACGTGCATATTCAATTGCATCACATGCTGAAAATAGAGATTATTTTGAATTTGTAATTCGATGGGTAAGAAAACCACTACCTGGTCGTGTAACCACTGAATTATTCTATCTTAGTGTTGGTGATGAAGTATTACTTGGTGATCCAACAGGTGACGACTTGATAATTGAAGACAAATATCGTAACGGAGAACCAGACAACAGAAGAGTTGTTTGTGTAGGTGGTGGAACTGGTCTTGCACCATTCATTGCTTTTGCACATCATTTTCGTGATACAAATGATAAAAGACAACTTGTAGTTTTACATGGTGCAAGTTATGTTGACGAACTAAGTTACAAACGTCTTCTTACTGACTTTGAAAATGAAAGTAAAGAGAGAGGAGTAGATAAATGGAACTTTTTGTACAGAGCTGCAATCAGTAGACCAAAAGAACAATACAATAGATCATGGAATGGTCAAGTAGGAAGAGTTGAATCATTTTTCAAAGAAAATGCACAAGGCGTCTCTCCACTAGATGAACTAGTTGGAGAAAAAGTAACTCCAGAAAACACTAGAATTTACATTTGTGGTTATCAAGGAACTATTGATGGTGTAATGGAATATGTTGCTGATAGAGGATTTGTCAATAGAGATAATCCACATGAAGATGGAACATTTGAAGTCAAATACGAATCATACGGATAA
- a CDS encoding DUF1059 domain-containing protein — translation MAKITCRDYGFECHYEIEGEVENVIDEYRKHSTEEHGIEYSPEALTQVILRQQG, via the coding sequence ATGGCAAAAATTACATGCAGAGACTACGGATTTGAATGTCATTATGAAATAGAAGGCGAAGTAGAAAACGTGATCGATGAATATAGAAAACATAGTACTGAAGAACATGGCATTGAATATTCACCTGAAGCACTAACTCAAGTAATTTTAAGACAACAAGGTTAA
- a CDS encoding metal-sulfur cluster assembly factor: MTQDVKQLRVKIFDELSQIVDPEINTTITELELIDEVDINDANVKVDLHLTSPFCPAVFGFKIAQDIHDNLLSIQGIDDVKVNVSNHFMSEQINNQVNNSPNPHKKASNEDNTSGDMTSDTKTEEKKD; this comes from the coding sequence ATGACACAAGATGTTAAACAGCTACGAGTAAAAATTTTCGATGAATTATCACAAATTGTGGATCCGGAAATTAATACTACAATTACAGAATTAGAATTAATTGATGAGGTAGACATCAATGATGCTAATGTTAAAGTTGATTTACATCTAACAAGTCCATTTTGTCCAGCAGTTTTTGGATTCAAAATTGCTCAAGACATTCATGATAATTTATTGAGCATACAAGGAATTGATGATGTAAAGGTCAATGTCTCAAACCACTTTATGTCTGAACAGATTAACAACCAGGTAAATAATAGCCCAAATCCTCACAAAAAGGCTTCAAATGAGGATAATACAAGTGGCGATATGACAAGTGACACAAAAACAGAAGAAAAGAAAGATTAA